Part of the Candidatus Palauibacter australiensis genome is shown below.
GAATCGGTCGCGCTTCGCCGGATCCTTCTACAGTCCCGAACTGGACGCCATGTATTGGATCGAGGAGGAGGGCTCGGCGGGGCTCACCCTTCGCGTCGGACGGCGCGACCCGGTTGCGCTCGTGGCCGAAGCCGACGGACAACTCACGACCGAGGACGGGCCGACCTTCCGCTTCTCCGGACTCGCCGGCGGCCGGTACGAGGTGATGGTCGTCGACGCCGGGCGGGTCAGGAACCTGCGGTTCGCGCGGACGGAGGGATAACGGCTCTGGTCGCGAAACTCCTCTCGGGCGGGAATCCCCAGATTCCGAAGGGGGATGGAGATGCGCCCGTGCAGGACTACATCGCGGCCATGCCGGGCTGGAAGCGGGAGGTCGGCCGCCACCTCGACGCGCTCATCGAGCGAAGCGTGCCCGACGTCCGCAAGGCGATACGCTGGAACTCGCCCTTCTACGGCATCGAGGGCCAGGGCTGGTTCCTCTCGTTCCATTGTTTCGCGCGGTACATCAAGGTGACCTTCCTCAACGGCGCTTCGCTGCGTCCCACGCCGCCGGTGGAATCGAAGCACGAGCACGTCCGGTACTTCCACATTCATGAGGAGGACGAGGTGGACGAGAACCTCCTGGTGGACTGGCTCCGGCAGGCATCGGCGCTCCCCGGAGAGGGCCTCTTCTGATGCTTGAATGGCTGGGGATCGGCCACCTGTTCGAGTTGTCCGGGACGGAGGCGGTCGCAGGCTTCCTCGCCCCGCTGGCGATCTGC
Proteins encoded:
- a CDS encoding DUF1801 domain-containing protein, producing the protein MTALVAKLLSGGNPQIPKGDGDAPVQDYIAAMPGWKREVGRHLDALIERSVPDVRKAIRWNSPFYGIEGQGWFLSFHCFARYIKVTFLNGASLRPTPPVESKHEHVRYFHIHEEDEVDENLLVDWLRQASALPGEGLF